A genomic window from Chitinophaga pollutisoli includes:
- a CDS encoding PAS domain-containing protein, with the protein MNHPLLTQVIEALPDPVAVFDTQLRLVTVNNAFSEESSRHLGFALRAGDSLRQLMDLHPNLASQSMHVWQAALSGERVDFELAYGHPPLRYKISCSPLYNDQQEVFQVMMVIRNVQAETEVRENERFYRSVLENLPVGLQEFTPDGWHRNMNGAQRAILGPEHAANNRPYNVFEDPINRRSGLTALLDEVKQQKAPVKREVLFRYTEIHDENVTRIQPMYYEITGFPVLDLQGDVTCLFIILSEITEKKLAVLSLEKSERLLHTIVENLPVGYIQFDNFGFIRRVNQTQRRFFASTGLEEQPDSNLVQDPFARLFELDQLFLQVLQRGKMVRLEKKLAFQVHNGAGKIDREIFLDLTMFPVEDPVDKDQIVVALVKDITEKKRQELESTKIQESLIQTGEIGKIGGWELDMATRALRWSGQTYKIHELPPYATMTLEKALSFYEPESRERVEQAVAACMSRGKAYDLQVTIQTARNNTLQARVIGKPEYRNGRIVRIYGVIQDVTEQFRIRNQLTRNAELMRLFFDTIDMGYAVMDKDGKVNFINRKAQEIVDHGKVIGRNIFEVFPSLVGSTFHARVQQCIEAQAPVSFSNYLPQPDKWYEFLLAPMQDGSISIFTRNITDSKKMQRELRKANEQLSSLNKFLVNQNKQLEDFAHITSHNLRAPIANLKALMQIMNETADEQEREMYRGMFQEVIRNIDETLNDLIEIVQIRKDLNVERETLAFSDRLQKVKDILLVDMETSAIRLTADFTEAPHIEYPRIYLDSILQNLLTNAIKYRSHERPPSLHLKSKVVEGGIMLTAEDNGLGIDMERYGAKLFGFRKTFHKNKDAKGIGLFITKTQIEAMGGSIHAESQLGAGTKFIITFRPE; encoded by the coding sequence ATGAACCATCCCTTGCTGACACAGGTGATTGAAGCCCTTCCCGATCCCGTTGCCGTGTTCGACACACAGCTGCGCCTCGTGACGGTCAACAATGCTTTCTCCGAAGAAAGCTCCCGCCATCTCGGCTTCGCCCTCCGGGCGGGGGATAGCCTGCGCCAGCTGATGGACCTCCATCCCAACCTGGCCTCCCAGTCCATGCACGTCTGGCAGGCCGCCCTCAGCGGCGAGCGCGTAGACTTCGAACTGGCCTACGGCCACCCGCCCCTCCGTTACAAAATCTCGTGCAGCCCGCTGTACAACGATCAACAGGAAGTATTCCAGGTCATGATGGTCATCCGGAACGTTCAAGCCGAAACCGAAGTCCGCGAGAACGAGCGCTTCTATCGCTCCGTCCTCGAAAACCTCCCCGTTGGCCTCCAGGAATTCACGCCCGACGGATGGCACCGCAACATGAACGGCGCGCAGCGCGCCATCCTAGGCCCCGAACATGCCGCCAATAACCGGCCCTACAACGTCTTCGAAGATCCCATCAACCGCCGCAGCGGCCTCACCGCCCTGCTCGATGAAGTCAAACAGCAAAAAGCGCCCGTCAAACGGGAAGTCCTTTTCCGCTATACCGAGATCCACGACGAGAACGTGACCCGCATCCAGCCGATGTACTACGAAATCACCGGCTTCCCCGTGCTCGACCTCCAGGGCGATGTTACCTGCCTGTTCATCATCCTCAGCGAAATCACCGAAAAGAAACTGGCCGTTCTCAGCCTCGAAAAAAGCGAACGCCTCCTCCATACCATCGTCGAAAACCTGCCTGTCGGCTACATTCAGTTCGATAACTTCGGGTTCATCCGCCGCGTTAACCAGACGCAGCGCCGGTTTTTCGCCTCCACCGGGCTGGAAGAACAGCCGGACAGCAACCTGGTGCAGGATCCCTTCGCCAGGCTCTTCGAGCTCGACCAGCTGTTTCTCCAGGTCCTGCAAAGGGGTAAAATGGTCAGGCTGGAAAAGAAACTCGCGTTCCAGGTACACAACGGCGCGGGGAAAATCGACCGCGAAATCTTCCTCGACCTCACCATGTTCCCCGTCGAAGATCCCGTGGATAAAGACCAGATCGTGGTGGCCCTCGTGAAAGATATCACCGAAAAGAAGCGGCAGGAGCTGGAAAGCACCAAAATCCAGGAGTCACTGATCCAAACCGGCGAAATCGGCAAAATAGGCGGCTGGGAACTGGATATGGCAACCAGGGCCCTCCGTTGGAGCGGCCAAACCTACAAGATCCACGAACTGCCGCCCTACGCCACGATGACGCTGGAGAAAGCCCTTTCGTTCTACGAGCCCGAATCCCGCGAGCGCGTGGAACAGGCCGTGGCCGCCTGCATGAGCCGGGGAAAGGCCTACGACCTGCAGGTTACGATACAAACGGCGCGCAACAATACCCTCCAGGCCCGCGTCATCGGCAAACCCGAATACCGCAACGGCCGCATCGTACGCATATACGGTGTGATCCAGGACGTAACCGAGCAATTCCGCATCCGCAACCAGCTCACCCGCAACGCGGAACTGATGCGCCTCTTCTTCGATACGATCGACATGGGGTACGCTGTGATGGACAAAGACGGGAAGGTGAACTTCATTAACCGCAAAGCCCAGGAAATCGTGGACCACGGCAAGGTGATCGGGCGTAATATCTTCGAGGTTTTCCCATCGCTGGTGGGGTCCACGTTCCACGCGCGCGTGCAACAGTGCATCGAAGCGCAGGCGCCCGTGTCGTTCTCCAATTACCTGCCGCAACCCGACAAATGGTATGAATTCCTCCTGGCGCCCATGCAGGACGGGAGCATCTCCATCTTCACCCGCAATATCACCGACAGCAAAAAGATGCAGCGCGAGCTGCGTAAAGCCAACGAGCAGCTGTCGTCCCTCAATAAATTCCTCGTCAACCAGAACAAGCAGCTGGAAGACTTCGCGCATATCACCTCCCACAACCTTCGCGCGCCCATCGCCAACCTGAAAGCGCTCATGCAGATCATGAACGAAACGGCGGACGAGCAGGAGCGGGAGATGTACCGGGGCATGTTCCAGGAGGTGATCCGCAATATCGACGAAACGCTGAACGACCTGATCGAGATCGTGCAGATCCGTAAAGACCTGAACGTGGAGCGGGAAACACTGGCGTTCTCCGACCGGCTGCAGAAGGTAAAGGATATTTTACTGGTAGACATGGAAACCAGCGCCATCCGGCTCACGGCGGATTTCACGGAGGCGCCGCACATCGAATACCCGCGCATTTACCTCGACAGCATTTTACAGAACCTGCTCACCAATGCCATCAAGTACCGGTCGCACGAGCGCCCGCCTAGCCTGCATCTGAAGAGCAAGGTAGTGGAAGGGGGGATCATGCTAACGGCGGAGGATAATGGTTTGGGGATTGATATGGAGCGCTACGGCGCGAAATTGTTCGGATTCCGTAAGACCTTTCATAAAAACAAGGACGCCAAGGGTATAGGGCTTTTCATCACCAAAACCCAGATAGAAGCGATGGGGGGAAGCATACATGCCGAGAGCCAACTGGGTGCAGGAACGAAATTTATCATTACCTTCAGGCCCGAATAG
- a CDS encoding nucleoside deaminase: protein MYPIGEREKKFMAMAVELSARGMRNGEGGPFGSIVVRGEEVVGEGWNQVLTHNDPTAHAEVVAIRDACQRLGTFQLTDCEIYTSCEPCPMCFGAIYWARPQRVFFANTKEEAAAIAFDDSFIYHELELPYGDKKIPFIPMPEESAREVFREWARKSDKKVY from the coding sequence ATGTACCCGATTGGAGAAAGAGAGAAAAAGTTCATGGCGATGGCGGTGGAATTATCCGCCCGTGGCATGCGGAATGGCGAGGGCGGGCCTTTTGGCTCAATCGTGGTGAGGGGAGAAGAAGTGGTGGGGGAAGGATGGAACCAGGTGCTCACCCACAACGATCCCACGGCGCACGCCGAAGTAGTAGCCATCCGCGACGCCTGCCAGCGCCTGGGAACTTTCCAGTTAACCGATTGTGAGATTTATACTTCCTGCGAGCCCTGCCCCATGTGCTTCGGTGCGATCTACTGGGCGCGCCCGCAAAGGGTCTTTTTCGCCAATACCAAAGAAGAAGCGGCCGCCATTGCATTCGACGATTCTTTTATTTACCACGAGCTGGAATTGCCTTACGGCGACAAGAAGATTCCCTTTATCCCCATGCCGGAGGAATCAGCGCGGGAAGTATTCCGGGAATGGGCCCGGAAATCAGACAAGAAAGTATACTAG
- a CDS encoding DUF4878 domain-containing protein → MSYYRRFLYLMCVSGLALSISSCKKKPEPQEVALEFMHAIQESNFERAKEYATKESQSVILLYSIFDGKRNENEREKIKNAKLKVVNQNEDGDKATVTILNSSVSSQETLLLVKEDGQWKISLTLESILPTSVPPGTMDMNSMPPEILDTANIK, encoded by the coding sequence ATGAGCTATTACAGGCGATTTTTATACCTTATGTGCGTTTCGGGTCTGGCACTCAGTATCAGCAGCTGCAAGAAAAAACCCGAGCCGCAGGAGGTTGCCTTGGAGTTTATGCACGCTATCCAGGAATCGAATTTCGAACGTGCCAAAGAATACGCCACGAAAGAGTCCCAGTCGGTGATCCTCCTCTATTCCATTTTCGACGGCAAACGCAATGAAAATGAGCGGGAAAAGATCAAAAACGCCAAGCTGAAGGTGGTAAATCAGAATGAAGACGGCGACAAAGCCACCGTTACCATCCTGAATTCCTCCGTTAGCTCCCAGGAAACACTCCTGCTCGTGAAGGAAGACGGCCAGTGGAAAATATCCCTGACGCTCGAAAGCATCCTGCCCACCTCCGTTCCCCCCGGAACGATGGACATGAACAGCATGCCCCCCGAAATCCTGGATACCGCCAACATAAAATGA
- a CDS encoding C40 family peptidase produces the protein MPLAITIVPIMPLRSEPSHRSEMISQAVFGECLETETVTPDGWVKVRMQYDGYEGWVTLSHLETIPQSLYDALPTHRVARWQAVVTLNGRPVHLPFGTLLKLGAGDWGRATVVAGEGITPFAATSSPGEAWEAVALEFLNTGYLWGGKTVFGTDCSGFTQTVYKILGIPLLRDAYQQAAQGETVSFLQEVRPGDLAFFDNPEGRITHVGILLNDQQIIHASGKVRIDPIDNQGIVSADTGERTHQLRLIKRLF, from the coding sequence ATGCCATTAGCCATCACGATTGTGCCTATTATGCCACTCCGGTCGGAGCCGTCGCACCGCAGTGAGATGATTTCCCAGGCGGTTTTTGGGGAATGCCTTGAAACAGAAACGGTTACGCCCGACGGGTGGGTGAAAGTCCGGATGCAGTACGATGGGTATGAAGGTTGGGTAACGCTGTCGCACCTGGAAACTATTCCACAGTCGTTGTACGATGCGCTCCCCACGCACCGGGTGGCGCGCTGGCAGGCGGTGGTTACGCTGAACGGAAGGCCCGTTCACCTGCCTTTCGGCACTTTGCTGAAGCTGGGCGCCGGTGATTGGGGCCGCGCCACGGTGGTAGCGGGCGAGGGGATCACCCCATTTGCGGCGACGTCTTCGCCGGGGGAGGCCTGGGAGGCCGTCGCCCTGGAATTCCTGAATACCGGGTATTTATGGGGCGGGAAAACGGTGTTCGGAACAGACTGTTCCGGCTTTACACAAACCGTGTATAAAATCCTCGGCATACCGCTGTTGCGCGACGCGTACCAGCAAGCCGCGCAGGGCGAAACGGTGTCCTTCCTCCAGGAAGTGCGCCCCGGCGACCTCGCCTTTTTCGACAATCCGGAAGGCCGCATCACCCACGTAGGTATCCTGCTCAACGACCAGCAGATCATTCATGCTTCCGGCAAAGTCCGGATTGATCCGATTGACAACCAGGGAATTGTAAGTGCTGATACCGGCGAGCGCACGCACCAGCTGCGGCTCATCAAACGGTTGTTTTAA
- a CDS encoding zf-HC2 domain-containing protein, protein MQQQANAQTDMNNEFADIFTETACPSQDQLLAYVKGELSASERHEVEKHLQDCELCSEAVEGLSAISRKDQIPGWLRQAKWNVLHTLRRKTRRKKKANYYLYYAIVVLIVLFMAIALFWIYYFSRR, encoded by the coding sequence TTGCAACAGCAGGCAAACGCCCAAACAGATATGAACAACGAATTTGCTGACATATTCACCGAAACCGCCTGTCCTTCGCAGGACCAGCTGCTGGCTTACGTCAAGGGTGAACTGAGTGCTTCGGAGAGGCACGAAGTGGAGAAGCACCTGCAGGACTGTGAGCTGTGCAGCGAAGCCGTGGAGGGTTTGTCCGCCATTTCCCGCAAAGATCAGATACCGGGATGGCTCAGGCAGGCGAAGTGGAATGTATTGCATACCCTCCGCCGGAAAACCCGCCGGAAGAAGAAAGCCAACTACTACCTCTATTACGCGATCGTGGTGCTGATCGTCCTGTTTATGGCCATCGCGCTGTTTTGGATTTACTATTTCTCGCGCCGGTAG
- a CDS encoding tetratricopeptide repeat protein: MNSHSPRQERVLRIFTPVRCLNRDQLRRYHLGQMTGVEHHLVEQHLVECDLCHDALATVENPANIESYQQLSTQLSQYIHREYAAGVQPVARAHKQPLLKPQPHARKSFTESAQSYFWTVVFLAFGGGSIFLLQQHLKNRPPLTSLPLRATDAIVLPAPRGAALGDYQPVVSDTQQEEKPLVIQTKYSTRDTSHMSAAALPVAAKDTAQQKKPVKDGALPKPPVTDSNTRALIANATPTPRVQKETPKEPPKEPQKEAPKEKAPEPARATVEKEEEPATEKKETAKPANGDDYVYRSAMQYQQQGDYNEAINQFRKLSDRGRYAERARYQMAICYRAKGQKGKARRILKDIANSDGSMKSLAQAELSTMN; the protein is encoded by the coding sequence ATGAATAGTCATTCTCCCAGACAAGAAAGGGTCCTCCGGATTTTCACGCCCGTTCGATGCCTGAACAGGGATCAGTTGCGGCGTTATCATCTCGGACAGATGACCGGTGTGGAACATCATCTCGTGGAACAGCACCTGGTGGAGTGCGATCTTTGCCATGATGCGCTGGCCACGGTGGAAAACCCGGCCAACATCGAATCCTACCAGCAACTGAGCACACAACTCAGCCAGTACATCCATCGCGAATATGCGGCCGGCGTGCAGCCTGTTGCCCGCGCGCACAAGCAGCCGTTGCTTAAACCACAGCCGCATGCCCGGAAGAGCTTCACGGAAAGCGCGCAATCTTACTTCTGGACCGTCGTTTTTCTCGCTTTTGGCGGCGGTAGCATTTTCCTGTTACAACAGCACCTGAAGAACCGTCCACCGTTAACTTCGCTCCCGTTGCGCGCCACCGATGCCATCGTGCTGCCTGCGCCCCGGGGCGCCGCGCTGGGCGATTACCAGCCCGTTGTCTCCGATACGCAGCAAGAGGAGAAACCCCTCGTCATCCAGACCAAATACAGCACCCGCGATACTTCCCATATGTCGGCCGCCGCGCTTCCCGTAGCCGCGAAAGATACGGCGCAGCAGAAAAAACCCGTGAAAGACGGCGCGCTGCCTAAACCGCCTGTTACCGACAGCAACACCCGCGCCCTCATCGCAAATGCGACGCCCACTCCCCGGGTGCAAAAGGAAACTCCGAAAGAGCCGCCTAAAGAACCGCAGAAAGAAGCCCCGAAAGAAAAAGCCCCCGAGCCTGCACGCGCCACAGTTGAAAAAGAAGAAGAACCGGCAACGGAGAAAAAAGAAACGGCAAAACCCGCTAACGGCGACGACTATGTGTACCGCTCCGCCATGCAATACCAGCAGCAGGGCGATTACAACGAAGCCATCAACCAATTCCGCAAACTGTCGGACCGTGGCCGTTATGCCGAACGCGCCCGTTACCAAATGGCCATCTGTTACCGCGCCAAAGGCCAGAAAGGAAAAGCCCGCCGCATCCTGAAAGACATCGCCAATTCGGATGGCTCCATGAAATCCCTCGCGCAGGCGGAGCTGAGCACGATGAATTAA
- the rpe gene encoding ribulose-phosphate 3-epimerase, with the protein MEKKTPLIAPSLLAANFLEIGKDVDMINNSVADWLHLDVMDGRFVPNISFGLPVISAVTKVSKKVNDMHLMIEEPEKYAEAFAKAGADYLTVHIEACRHLHRNIQQIKSLGMKAGVALNPHTSVSQLENIIADLDLVLIMSVNPGFGGQHFIDQTYIKLRQVRDLIRRTGSNALIEVDGGITTQNAALVVEAGADVLVAGSSVFASHDPLATIRELRQPVTVTMP; encoded by the coding sequence TTGGAAAAGAAAACACCACTCATCGCCCCCAGCCTGCTCGCCGCCAATTTCCTCGAAATCGGAAAAGACGTGGACATGATCAATAACAGCGTGGCCGACTGGCTGCATCTCGACGTTATGGACGGCCGCTTCGTGCCCAACATCAGCTTCGGGCTGCCGGTGATTTCCGCCGTTACGAAAGTATCTAAAAAGGTGAATGACATGCACCTCATGATCGAGGAGCCGGAAAAATACGCGGAAGCTTTCGCGAAAGCGGGGGCCGACTACCTGACCGTCCACATCGAAGCCTGCCGCCACCTCCACCGCAATATCCAACAGATCAAAAGCCTTGGTATGAAAGCCGGCGTCGCCCTCAACCCGCACACCTCCGTCAGCCAGCTGGAAAATATCATCGCCGACCTCGACCTCGTGCTCATCATGAGCGTGAACCCCGGTTTCGGCGGGCAGCATTTCATCGATCAAACCTACATCAAACTCCGCCAGGTGCGCGACCTGATCCGCAGAACGGGCTCCAACGCCCTCATCGAAGTCGATGGCGGTATTACCACGCAGAACGCGGCACTGGTGGTGGAAGCGGGTGCAGACGTACTCGTCGCGGGAAGCTCCGTATTCGCCTCCCACGATCCCCTGGCCACCATCCGCGAACTGCGGCAGCCGGTTACGGTAACAATGCCATGA
- a CDS encoding sigma-70 family RNA polymerase sigma factor, which translates to MHLSDQYQNLSDQDLLQRYKADGNTEWIGVLFDRYAILLLGLCMKYLKNEEDARDSVQQIFLKVLSEVHRHEVIYFKAWIYQVAKNHSLMQLRHKKDVELKEELVPGAAEQDDIRQTAHVQKDLMLDHMERALGELNPDQAITVRLFYLDKKSYQEISDITGFNAGQVKSYIQNGKRNLKILLEKYSKNMR; encoded by the coding sequence GTGCATCTATCCGACCAATATCAAAACCTGAGCGACCAGGACCTGCTTCAACGGTATAAAGCCGATGGCAACACCGAGTGGATCGGCGTCCTCTTCGACCGTTACGCCATCCTGTTGCTGGGCCTTTGCATGAAGTATCTCAAGAACGAGGAAGACGCGCGCGACAGCGTGCAACAGATTTTCCTGAAAGTATTGTCGGAGGTCCACCGGCACGAAGTGATCTATTTCAAAGCCTGGATCTACCAGGTGGCGAAGAACCACAGCCTCATGCAGCTCCGCCATAAAAAGGACGTGGAACTGAAAGAAGAACTGGTGCCTGGCGCCGCGGAGCAGGACGACATCCGGCAAACCGCCCATGTGCAGAAAGATTTGATGCTCGACCACATGGAACGCGCGCTGGGGGAACTGAATCCCGACCAGGCCATCACCGTGCGGCTCTTTTATCTCGATAAAAAAAGCTACCAGGAAATATCCGATATCACCGGTTTCAATGCCGGGCAGGTTAAAAGCTACATCCAGAACGGCAAGCGCAACCTCAAAATATTATTGGAAAAGTACAGTAAAAATATGCGTTAA
- a CDS encoding response regulator, with protein sequence MKPLHSIFIVDDDPIHQQITEIMLERLRIADAVSKFSDAQDVLDHIRLNAADPSGLPDLILLDLNMPVMDGWEFLEMFADLRPQLSKPVRIYVLTSSIDERDRERVDRFDFVSGYLTKPLTNDIIMALLP encoded by the coding sequence ATGAAGCCGCTACATTCGATCTTTATAGTAGACGATGACCCCATTCACCAGCAGATAACCGAGATCATGCTGGAAAGACTGAGGATCGCTGATGCAGTCTCAAAGTTCTCCGACGCCCAGGATGTGCTGGATCACATCCGCCTCAATGCCGCAGACCCTTCCGGCCTGCCGGATCTTATACTGCTGGATCTCAATATGCCTGTTATGGACGGGTGGGAATTTCTCGAAATGTTCGCGGATCTCCGGCCCCAGCTTTCCAAACCGGTACGGATCTACGTACTGACTTCCTCCATTGACGAAAGGGACCGCGAACGGGTGGATCGTTTCGATTTTGTGTCAGGATACCTGACCAAGCCTTTGACCAACGATATTATCATGGCATTGTTACCGTAA
- a CDS encoding inorganic diphosphatase, whose amino-acid sequence MTTTNPWHSVSPGDNAPHVVTGIIEIPKGSRAKYELDKDSGLLKLDRVLYSSVYYPANYGFIPKSYCDDNDPLDILILSQIEVVPMCIMDAKVIGVMQMIDGGEADDKIIAVAAHDMSVAHINDISELPPHLLSEIRHFFEEYKTLEKKTVKVEEFGNKAKAEEIIREAFELYNKTFAQQ is encoded by the coding sequence ATGACGACAACGAATCCATGGCACAGTGTAAGTCCCGGCGATAATGCCCCCCACGTGGTTACCGGCATCATCGAAATCCCCAAGGGCTCCCGCGCCAAGTATGAACTCGACAAAGACAGCGGCCTGCTCAAACTCGACCGTGTGCTGTATTCCTCTGTATACTATCCTGCCAACTACGGTTTCATACCGAAATCATACTGCGACGATAACGACCCGCTCGATATCCTCATCCTTTCCCAGATCGAAGTAGTGCCCATGTGCATCATGGACGCCAAAGTGATCGGTGTAATGCAGATGATCGACGGCGGCGAGGCAGACGACAAGATCATCGCCGTGGCGGCCCACGACATGAGCGTAGCCCACATCAACGACATCTCCGAGCTGCCCCCGCACCTCCTCAGCGAGATCCGCCACTTCTTCGAAGAATACAAAACGCTGGAAAAGAAAACGGTTAAGGTAGAAGAGTTCGGCAACAAAGCCAAAGCGGAAGAAATCATCCGTGAAGCTTTCGAACTGTATAACAAAACCTTCGCGCAGCAATAA
- the purE gene encoding 5-(carboxyamino)imidazole ribonucleotide mutase, which translates to MKVLIIMGSESDKPVMQESQSYLQFFGIESEMMVASAHRNPDKVREIVINAQPQGYGVIIAAAGMAAALPGVVSAYTSLPVLGVPLDGGLPGGVDALYSIVQMPAGLPVGTLAVGKAGARNAAVLAARIIALSDKKIAERVEAFKQNGYRI; encoded by the coding sequence ATGAAAGTTTTAATTATCATGGGCTCGGAAAGCGATAAGCCCGTAATGCAGGAATCACAGAGCTATTTACAGTTCTTTGGCATTGAAAGCGAAATGATGGTGGCTTCGGCGCACCGCAATCCTGACAAGGTTCGCGAAATTGTTATCAACGCGCAGCCCCAGGGCTACGGCGTGATTATTGCTGCTGCTGGTATGGCGGCTGCATTGCCCGGCGTTGTATCGGCCTACACTTCCCTCCCCGTGCTGGGTGTTCCCCTGGACGGCGGTTTGCCCGGCGGCGTAGACGCATTGTATTCCATCGTACAGATGCCCGCAGGTTTGCCCGTGGGTACACTAGCGGTAGGCAAGGCAGGCGCGCGCAACGCAGCGGTATTGGCGGCACGCATCATCGCCCTGAGCGACAAGAAAATTGCAGAACGCGTAGAAGCGTTCAAACAGAACGGATACCGGATCTGA